From Streptomyces sp. CMB-StM0423, a single genomic window includes:
- a CDS encoding aminotransferase-like domain-containing protein, which produces MAAPGPEALVAGAVQNAQAPGATAPSPPAPSARPLRKAELHGSVSDPLLDTMNFLNEITLRYPDAISFAPGRPYDGFFDTEQVFTHMRTYLDHLAAHGGTPEDIRTALYQYGPTAGQIREIIAESLRADEGIDVPAESVVVTVGAQEAMLLVLRALFSGPDDVLMVASPCYVGITGAARLLDIAVHPVEEREDGFHAADLEAAVLAEKARGRRPRAFYLVPDHSNPSGTTLTSQARTDLLDLAARHDLLILEDSPYRLVSPGPPPPTLKSLDRTRCVVHLGSYSKTVFPGARVGFAVADQTVADDSGATSLLADELAKIKSMVTVNTPSLSQAAVAGALLAAQGLVSELNSRAARYYGDAMRAMLRALDARLPADRRSALGVRWNRPEGGFFLTVQVPFPADNAALTCSAQDFGVIWTPMSHFYPGAGGGHRALRLSTSYLTTEEIDEGTARLARFIEAGTRAA; this is translated from the coding sequence ATGGCTGCTCCGGGTCCCGAAGCACTCGTCGCCGGCGCCGTGCAGAACGCGCAGGCGCCGGGCGCCACCGCGCCCTCGCCCCCCGCCCCGTCCGCGCGCCCGCTGCGCAAGGCAGAGTTGCACGGCAGCGTGTCCGACCCCCTGCTGGACACGATGAACTTCCTCAACGAGATCACGCTCCGCTACCCCGACGCGATCTCCTTCGCCCCCGGCCGGCCGTATGACGGGTTCTTCGACACCGAGCAGGTCTTCACGCACATGCGGACCTACCTCGACCACCTGGCCGCCCACGGCGGCACCCCGGAGGACATCCGCACCGCCCTCTACCAGTACGGCCCGACCGCCGGTCAGATCCGCGAGATCATCGCCGAGTCGCTCCGCGCCGACGAGGGCATCGACGTGCCGGCCGAGTCCGTCGTCGTGACCGTCGGCGCCCAGGAGGCCATGCTGCTGGTGCTGCGCGCCCTCTTCAGCGGGCCCGACGACGTCCTGATGGTCGCCAGCCCGTGCTATGTCGGCATCACCGGGGCGGCCCGGCTCCTCGACATCGCCGTGCACCCCGTGGAGGAGCGCGAAGACGGCTTCCACGCCGCCGATCTGGAAGCCGCGGTGCTGGCGGAGAAGGCACGAGGCCGCCGCCCCCGCGCCTTCTACCTGGTCCCCGACCACTCCAACCCCTCCGGCACCACGCTCACGTCGCAGGCCCGCACGGACCTGCTCGACCTGGCCGCCCGCCACGACCTGCTCATCCTGGAGGACAGCCCGTACCGGCTGGTGAGCCCGGGACCGCCGCCCCCCACCCTGAAGTCGCTCGACCGCACCCGCTGCGTCGTCCACCTCGGGTCGTACTCCAAGACCGTCTTCCCCGGCGCCCGCGTCGGCTTCGCCGTCGCCGACCAGACCGTCGCCGACGACTCCGGGGCCACCAGTCTGCTCGCCGACGAACTCGCCAAGATCAAGAGCATGGTGACGGTCAACACCCCGTCGCTGAGCCAGGCGGCGGTCGCCGGCGCGCTGCTCGCCGCGCAGGGGCTCGTCTCCGAGCTGAACTCCCGCGCGGCGCGGTACTACGGAGACGCCATGCGGGCCATGCTCCGGGCCCTGGACGCGCGGCTGCCCGCCGACCGCAGGAGCGCGCTGGGGGTGCGGTGGAACCGGCCAGAGGGCGGCTTCTTCCTCACCGTGCAGGTGCCGTTCCCCGCCGACAACGCGGCGCTCACCTGCTCCGCCCAGGACTTCGGCGTCATCTGGACGCCGATGAGCCACTTCTATCCCGGCGCCGGCGGCGGCCACCGTGCCCTCCGGCTCTCCACCAGCTATCTGACCACCGAGGAGATCGACGAGGGCACCGCGCGCCTCGCCCGCTTCATCGAAGCCGGGACAAGGGCCGCGTGA
- the dpgA gene encoding 3,5-dihydroxyphenylacetyl-CoA synthase DpgA: MITGVESAELLDPRSATAQVPGPYRPRILGVGTAATPTTYTQQEVLDAFGITDPRISSVFLNSAIERRHLTLPAPDEHGVRHSEPQGDLLDKHKATAIEMGAEALRSCLKSAGYELSDLRHLCCVTSTGFLTPGLSALLIRELGIDRHCSRSDIVGMGCNAGLNALNVVSGWSAAHPGELAVVLCAEACSAAYAFDETMRTAVVNSLFGDGAAAVALMSGAPATGPDGARGPDVLKFASCLIPEALEAMRYDWDRDQDRFSFFLDPLIPYVVGAHAELVVDRLLEDTGLRRSDIRHWLVHSGGKKVIDAVVVNLGLTRHDVRHTVGVLRDYGNVSSGSFLFSYERLLDEDVAHPGDHGVLMTMGPGSTIETALVRW, translated from the coding sequence ATGATCACCGGCGTGGAGAGCGCGGAACTCCTGGATCCGCGGTCCGCGACAGCACAGGTGCCCGGCCCGTACCGGCCCCGCATCCTCGGGGTGGGCACGGCCGCCACCCCCACGACGTACACCCAGCAGGAGGTGCTCGACGCCTTCGGCATCACCGACCCCAGAATCAGCTCCGTCTTCCTCAACAGCGCGATAGAGCGGCGCCATCTGACGCTGCCCGCCCCCGACGAGCACGGAGTCCGGCACTCCGAGCCGCAGGGCGACCTGCTCGACAAGCACAAGGCCACCGCGATCGAGATGGGCGCCGAAGCCCTCCGCTCCTGCCTGAAGAGCGCCGGCTACGAGCTGTCGGACCTGCGCCACCTGTGCTGCGTGACGTCCACCGGCTTCCTCACCCCCGGGCTCAGCGCACTGCTGATCCGCGAGTTGGGCATCGACCGGCACTGCAGCCGCTCCGACATCGTCGGCATGGGCTGCAACGCGGGGCTGAACGCGCTGAACGTCGTCAGCGGCTGGTCCGCCGCCCACCCGGGCGAACTCGCCGTCGTCCTCTGTGCCGAAGCCTGCTCCGCGGCGTACGCGTTCGACGAGACCATGCGCACCGCCGTCGTCAACAGCCTCTTCGGCGACGGCGCCGCCGCCGTCGCGCTCATGTCCGGCGCGCCCGCCACCGGACCCGACGGTGCCCGCGGCCCGGACGTGCTGAAGTTCGCCAGTTGCCTCATCCCCGAGGCGCTGGAGGCGATGCGCTACGACTGGGACCGCGACCAGGACCGGTTCAGCTTCTTCCTCGACCCGCTGATCCCGTACGTCGTCGGCGCCCACGCCGAACTCGTCGTCGACCGGCTGCTGGAGGACACCGGCCTGCGCCGCAGCGACATCCGGCACTGGCTGGTCCACTCCGGCGGCAAGAAGGTGATCGACGCCGTCGTCGTCAACCTCGGGCTCACCCGCCACGACGTCCGCCACACGGTCGGCGTGCTGCGCGACTACGGCAACGTGTCGAGCGGCTCGTTCCTGTTCTCGTACGAGCGGCTGCTCGACGAGGACGTCGCCCACCCCGGAGACCACGGCGTGCTCATGACCATGGGCCCGGGCTCCACGATCGAAACGGCCCTGGTCCGATGGTGA
- a CDS encoding sensor histidine kinase, translated as MGLSRLHLAVLKRVGAMPAQLTPRRVRVRLTLLYGSLFVLSGAVLLAITYLLVARPSGGLVTFKDVQYGSAQSSAQADTRTYRLDEDLANQESGIVEGMRQQAWHQREAMLDRLLMQSGLALAIMSVIAIGLGWVVAGRVLRPLRTMTSTIRHISARNLHERLATGGPPDELKDLADTVNGLLGRLETALESQKRFVANAAHELRTPLTLEHALLEETLIDRGATLESFRANFERLLTISKQQATLLESLLTLSSSDRGLESREPLDLAALTHEVIPAFRPEIGRRELAVSSAMEPARISGDSALIHRLVANLLDNAIDYNVPGGSVEIATGVRDGGAYLSVRNTGAAVPPDQVERLFHPFQRLRRTAGDGHHGLGLSIVRSIATAHGATLTAEARAGGGLAVTVAFPLRGDGPGERVRAAKLAEPGAAPAHF; from the coding sequence ATGGGGCTGTCGCGACTGCACCTGGCCGTCCTGAAGCGCGTCGGCGCGATGCCCGCGCAGCTCACGCCCCGGCGGGTCCGGGTGCGCCTCACCCTCCTGTACGGCTCGCTGTTCGTCCTCTCCGGTGCCGTGCTGCTGGCGATCACGTACCTCCTCGTCGCCCGCCCCTCCGGCGGTCTGGTGACGTTCAAGGACGTGCAGTACGGCTCCGCCCAGTCCTCCGCCCAGGCGGACACCCGCACCTACCGGCTGGACGAGGATCTCGCCAACCAGGAGAGCGGCATCGTCGAGGGGATGCGCCAGCAGGCGTGGCACCAGCGGGAGGCGATGCTCGACCGGCTGCTCATGCAGTCCGGGCTTGCCCTCGCCATCATGTCGGTCATCGCCATCGGCCTCGGCTGGGTGGTCGCCGGCCGCGTCCTGCGCCCCCTGCGCACCATGACGAGCACCATCCGCCACATCTCCGCGCGCAACCTGCACGAGCGCCTGGCCACCGGCGGCCCGCCCGACGAGCTGAAGGACCTCGCCGACACCGTCAACGGGCTGCTCGGCAGGCTGGAGACGGCGCTCGAATCCCAGAAGAGATTCGTCGCCAACGCGGCTCACGAGCTGCGCACACCCCTCACCCTCGAACACGCGCTGCTGGAGGAAACCCTCATCGACCGCGGCGCCACTCTCGAGTCCTTCCGCGCGAACTTCGAGCGGCTGCTGACGATCAGCAAGCAGCAGGCCACGCTCCTGGAGTCGCTCCTCACCCTCTCCAGCAGCGACCGGGGTCTGGAAAGCCGGGAACCGCTCGACCTCGCCGCCCTCACCCACGAGGTCATTCCCGCGTTCCGGCCGGAGATCGGCCGGCGCGAGCTGGCCGTCAGCTCGGCCATGGAACCGGCCCGCATCTCCGGCGACTCGGCGCTCATCCACCGTCTGGTGGCCAACCTCCTCGACAACGCCATCGACTACAACGTCCCCGGCGGCAGCGTCGAGATCGCCACCGGAGTACGGGACGGAGGCGCCTACCTCTCCGTCCGCAACACCGGCGCCGCGGTGCCGCCGGACCAGGTCGAGCGCCTCTTCCACCCCTTCCAGCGGCTCCGCCGCACCGCCGGTGACGGCCACCACGGGCTGGGTCTGTCGATCGTCCGCTCCATCGCCACCGCTCACGGCGCCACCCTCACCGCCGAGGCCAGAGCCGGGGGCGGGCTGGCCGTGACCGTCGCCTTCCCGCTCCGCGGGGACGGGCCCGGCGAGAGGGTCCGGGCGGCCAAGCTCGCGGAGCCCGGCGCGGCGCCGGCCCATTTCTGA
- the dpgB gene encoding enoyl-CoA-hydratase DpgB: MSDTLTLRIDGAEPPTAAAVKALGAVCDEAEDGGGTGVVAVYVTGAPEPGWTRGLDVQLVSKWERTLRRLERLPAATVAIARGDCGGTALDAFLAADIRVATPGTRLLVARDGEATWPGMASYRLVQLAGAAGIRRAVLFGLPIDAPEAQALGLVDDLAADPASGVAAAAGLVGGLSGKEVAIRRQLLFDATTTSFEDALGRHLAACDRSLRSDAARVVS; the protein is encoded by the coding sequence ATGAGCGACACGCTCACGCTGAGAATCGACGGGGCCGAGCCGCCGACGGCCGCGGCCGTCAAGGCATTAGGCGCCGTCTGCGACGAGGCGGAGGACGGCGGCGGCACCGGTGTCGTCGCCGTGTACGTCACCGGCGCCCCCGAGCCGGGCTGGACCCGGGGGCTCGACGTCCAACTGGTCAGCAAGTGGGAGCGGACGCTGCGCCGGCTCGAACGGCTGCCGGCGGCCACGGTCGCGATCGCCCGCGGCGACTGCGGCGGCACGGCGCTCGACGCCTTCCTCGCCGCCGACATCCGCGTCGCCACCCCCGGCACCCGGCTGCTCGTCGCCCGGGACGGGGAGGCCACCTGGCCCGGCATGGCGAGCTACCGGCTCGTCCAACTGGCCGGCGCCGCCGGCATCCGCCGGGCCGTGCTCTTCGGCCTGCCCATAGACGCCCCCGAGGCACAGGCGCTGGGCCTCGTCGACGACCTCGCCGCAGACCCCGCGAGCGGCGTCGCCGCGGCCGCCGGGCTGGTCGGCGGGCTGTCCGGCAAGGAAGTCGCCATCCGCCGGCAGTTGCTCTTCGACGCCACCACGACCAGCTTCGAAGACGCACTCGGCCGGCACCTCGCCGCCTGCGACCGGTCGCTGCGGTCGGACGCCGCCCGGGTGGTCTCGTGA
- a CDS encoding alpha/beta fold hydrolase, protein MPTARINGITLGFDDHGTGEPVVMITGTGAPGRIWRTHQVPALTAAGHRVITVDNRGMPPSDPCPEGFTLADMAADTAGLIEHLDLVPCRVVGFSLGASIVQELLLARPELVRQAVLLAPTGRADGLVSAMTAAELDLCDSGVKLPPRYAAYVNALQNLSPQTLNDEATLRDWLDVFEMTAVDMSAFRGQLELQTTVDRLGAYARISRPCLVIGFGDDLVIRPHLSREVAAAIPDAAYVEIPGCGHYGYLERPDAVNAAVLDYFAAA, encoded by the coding sequence ATGCCCACCGCGAGGATCAACGGGATCACCCTCGGCTTCGACGACCACGGCACGGGGGAACCGGTCGTCATGATCACCGGCACCGGTGCCCCGGGACGGATCTGGCGTACCCACCAGGTGCCCGCCCTCACCGCCGCCGGCCACCGGGTGATCACCGTCGACAACCGCGGCATGCCCCCGAGCGACCCGTGCCCCGAAGGCTTCACCCTCGCCGACATGGCCGCCGACACCGCCGGGCTCATCGAGCACCTGGACCTCGTCCCGTGCCGCGTCGTCGGCTTCTCCCTCGGCGCGAGCATCGTCCAGGAACTCCTCCTCGCCCGGCCCGAACTGGTCCGGCAGGCCGTCCTCCTGGCGCCCACCGGGCGCGCCGACGGCCTGGTCTCGGCCATGACCGCCGCAGAACTCGACCTCTGCGACAGCGGCGTGAAGCTCCCGCCGCGCTACGCCGCGTACGTCAACGCCCTCCAGAACCTCTCCCCGCAGACGCTGAACGACGAGGCGACCCTGCGGGACTGGCTCGACGTCTTCGAGATGACGGCCGTCGACATGTCGGCGTTCCGCGGGCAACTGGAGCTGCAGACGACGGTCGACCGGCTCGGTGCGTACGCGCGCATATCCCGCCCGTGCCTGGTCATCGGCTTCGGCGACGACCTCGTCATCCGCCCGCACCTGTCGCGCGAGGTCGCCGCCGCCATTCCCGATGCCGCCTACGTCGAGATCCCCGGCTGCGGCCACTACGGCTATCTGGAGCGGCCGGACGCCGTCAACGCGGCGGTCCTCGACTACTTCGCCGCCGCCTGA
- a CDS encoding MbtH family protein gives MANPFDNENGTFLVLVNDENQHSLWPAFAEVPAGWKSVFGEESRKACMDYIEENWTDMRPKSLIDEMDRQEQAAAR, from the coding sequence ATGGCGAATCCGTTCGACAACGAGAACGGCACTTTCCTGGTGCTGGTCAACGACGAGAACCAGCATTCCCTCTGGCCCGCCTTCGCCGAAGTCCCCGCCGGCTGGAAGTCCGTGTTCGGCGAGGAGAGCCGCAAGGCGTGCATGGACTACATCGAGGAGAACTGGACGGACATGCGGCCCAAGAGCCTGATCGACGAGATGGACAGGCAGGAGCAGGCCGCCGCCCGCTAG
- the dpgC gene encoding (3,5-dihydroxyphenyl)acetyl-CoA 1,2-dioxygenase DpgC — MTTDVRAATARDGWGDVGAALARAGEAIAALPPPDARTAAQRTRAAGVQDEARALRTAFLDTHVDAVYDRLTDGRTTPLRLAGLVSTAAVTYPGLVPTAEQLATERKRLQADKEGHEIDQGIFLRAVLASPVAGAHLLDAMLRPTPRALELLPRFTETGLVDTRSVRLERRDGAAYLTMHRDDCLNAEDEQQVDDMETAVDLALLDPGVRVAVLRGGEMTHPRYRGQRVFSAGINLKSLHAGDISLVGFLLRRELGYIHKIVRGMRGVGGAPWHSRTVEKPWIAAVDTFAIGGGMQLLLVCDHVLAASDAYVSLPAAREGIVPGAGNFRLGRHTGPRISRQVILQDRRLPATDPDARLVLDEVVEPAAMDDAIAAAVDRLGGPAVVPNRHMLNVAEEPVDEFRRYMAEFALQQALRIHGADVVGKVGRFTQRSA, encoded by the coding sequence GTGACCACGGACGTGCGGGCCGCGACCGCCCGCGACGGCTGGGGGGACGTCGGCGCGGCGCTCGCCCGGGCCGGGGAGGCGATCGCGGCGCTGCCGCCGCCCGACGCCCGCACGGCCGCCCAGCGGACCCGGGCCGCCGGTGTACAGGACGAGGCCCGCGCGCTGCGCACCGCCTTCCTCGACACCCACGTCGACGCCGTCTACGACCGGCTCACCGACGGCCGCACCACACCCCTGCGGCTCGCCGGCCTGGTCTCCACCGCCGCTGTTACCTACCCCGGGCTCGTACCCACCGCCGAGCAACTGGCCACCGAGCGCAAACGGCTTCAGGCCGACAAAGAAGGCCACGAGATCGACCAGGGCATCTTCCTGCGTGCGGTGCTCGCCTCCCCCGTTGCCGGCGCCCACCTGCTCGACGCCATGCTGCGTCCCACGCCCCGCGCGCTGGAGCTGCTGCCGCGGTTCACCGAGACCGGCCTGGTCGACACCCGCTCCGTCCGCCTCGAACGGCGCGACGGCGCGGCGTATCTGACGATGCACCGCGACGACTGCCTCAACGCCGAGGACGAGCAGCAGGTCGACGACATGGAGACCGCCGTCGACCTCGCGCTGCTCGACCCCGGCGTCCGGGTCGCCGTGCTGCGCGGCGGCGAGATGACCCATCCGCGCTACCGCGGCCAGCGCGTCTTCAGCGCAGGCATCAACCTCAAGAGCCTGCACGCGGGCGACATCTCGCTGGTGGGCTTCCTGCTCCGCCGCGAGCTGGGCTACATCCACAAGATCGTCCGCGGGATGCGCGGCGTCGGCGGCGCGCCCTGGCACTCCCGCACCGTGGAGAAACCCTGGATCGCGGCGGTCGACACCTTCGCCATCGGCGGCGGCATGCAACTGCTCCTCGTCTGCGACCACGTGCTCGCCGCCTCGGACGCGTACGTGTCCCTGCCCGCCGCCCGCGAGGGCATCGTGCCGGGCGCCGGGAACTTCCGGCTCGGCCGGCACACCGGCCCGCGGATCTCCCGGCAGGTCATCCTGCAGGACCGCCGGCTGCCCGCGACCGACCCCGACGCGCGGCTGGTCCTGGACGAGGTGGTGGAGCCGGCCGCGATGGACGACGCGATCGCCGCCGCGGTCGACCGGCTCGGGGGCCCCGCCGTCGTACCCAACCGGCACATGCTCAACGTCGCCGAGGAGCCGGTGGACGAGTTCCGGCGCTACATGGCCGAGTTCGCGCTGCAGCAGGCCCTGCGGATCCACGGCGCGGACGTCGTCGGCAAGGTCGGCAGGTTCACGCAGCGATCGGCATGA
- a CDS encoding ABC transporter ATP-binding protein — protein sequence MIGGSGPVIMRADGPDSVTRQKVKKGTAKRILPYTRPHRLRISVLFAVTALNAGIVVAVPILFKYLIDNGIMPRDTSVVVWISVAVAVLSLLQTVVGFAEAWLSGKVSEGLIYDLRTEVFDHVQRQPLGFFTRAQTGSLVSRLNTDVVGAQQALTSLLSTVVSAGLTALLVLGAMFYLSWAITLISLVMLPLFILPGKVVGHRLQRVMREHMQVNGEIGAFMSERFNVTGALLAKLYGRPETENGMFADLAGKGRDLGVRASVYSKLLFLSMMLVGSLSTALVYGLGGGLVIEGVFQIGTLVALATLLTRLLAPINQLSGAQRDILMALVSFDRLFEILDLKPLIQEKADARALPTVAAPGATANGAGVNGAAANGAGAAPSAPEVEFSGVSFRYPSAADVSLASLESLAGPAPQRGDNSWTLRGLNFTAPAGKLTALVGPSGAGKTTITHLVPRLYDPGEGVVRIGGHDLRDLTLASLRDTVGMVTQDAHLFHTTIRQNLQYARPDATEKDMIEACRAAQIWSLIEALPDGLDTLVGDRGYRMSGGEKQRIAMARLLLKAPPIVVLDEATAHLDSESEAALQRALKTALTGRTSLVIAHRLSTIRDADQILVIDQGQVQEHGTHDELLELDGLYAELYRTQFSRQPKNDAPAPEMAPMAPNGPMMDGPPQGILIGPGPGMGPGPGMGGPGPVLHGPGPR from the coding sequence ATGATTGGCGGCTCCGGGCCGGTCATCATGCGCGCCGACGGGCCGGATTCGGTCACCAGGCAGAAGGTGAAGAAGGGTACGGCCAAGCGCATCCTTCCCTACACCCGGCCGCACCGACTCAGAATTTCGGTGCTGTTCGCGGTCACCGCGCTCAATGCGGGAATCGTGGTGGCCGTTCCCATTCTCTTCAAATACCTCATCGACAACGGCATCATGCCGCGGGACACCTCCGTCGTCGTCTGGATCTCCGTCGCCGTCGCGGTCCTCTCACTCCTGCAGACCGTCGTCGGCTTCGCCGAGGCATGGCTCTCCGGGAAGGTCAGCGAAGGGCTCATCTACGACCTCCGCACGGAGGTCTTCGACCACGTACAGCGCCAGCCGCTCGGCTTCTTCACCCGCGCCCAGACCGGATCGCTGGTCAGCCGCCTCAACACCGATGTCGTGGGCGCCCAGCAGGCCCTGACCTCCCTGCTGTCCACCGTCGTCTCCGCCGGCCTGACCGCGCTGCTCGTCCTGGGCGCGATGTTCTACCTCTCCTGGGCGATCACGCTGATCAGCCTGGTGATGCTTCCGCTCTTCATCCTCCCCGGCAAAGTCGTCGGCCACCGGCTGCAGCGCGTCATGCGCGAACACATGCAGGTCAACGGCGAGATCGGCGCCTTCATGAGCGAGCGGTTCAACGTCACGGGCGCGCTGCTCGCCAAGCTCTACGGCCGCCCGGAGACCGAGAACGGCATGTTCGCCGACCTCGCGGGCAAGGGCCGCGACCTCGGTGTCCGCGCGTCGGTCTACTCGAAGCTGCTGTTCCTGTCGATGATGCTCGTCGGCTCCCTGTCCACCGCGCTGGTCTACGGGCTCGGCGGCGGCCTCGTCATCGAGGGCGTCTTCCAGATCGGCACGCTGGTGGCGCTCGCCACCCTGCTCACCCGGCTGCTGGCGCCGATCAACCAACTCTCCGGCGCCCAGCGGGACATTCTGATGGCCCTGGTCAGCTTCGACCGGCTCTTCGAGATCCTCGATCTCAAGCCGCTCATCCAGGAGAAGGCGGACGCCCGCGCCCTGCCCACGGTCGCCGCGCCCGGAGCCACCGCGAACGGTGCCGGGGTGAACGGGGCGGCTGCGAACGGGGCCGGTGCCGCGCCGAGCGCACCGGAGGTCGAGTTCTCCGGAGTCTCCTTCCGCTACCCGTCCGCGGCGGACGTCTCTCTCGCCTCTCTGGAGTCCCTCGCGGGCCCCGCACCCCAGCGCGGCGACAACTCCTGGACCCTGCGCGGCCTGAACTTCACCGCCCCCGCGGGCAAGCTCACCGCCCTCGTCGGTCCCTCCGGCGCCGGCAAGACGACCATCACCCACCTGGTGCCGCGGCTCTACGACCCGGGCGAGGGCGTCGTCCGGATCGGCGGCCACGACCTGCGCGACCTGACGCTGGCATCGCTCCGCGACACCGTCGGCATGGTCACCCAGGACGCCCACCTGTTCCACACCACCATCCGGCAGAATCTCCAGTACGCCCGCCCGGACGCCACCGAGAAGGACATGATCGAAGCCTGCCGGGCGGCCCAGATCTGGAGCCTGATCGAGGCGCTGCCCGACGGCCTCGACACCCTCGTCGGGGACCGCGGGTACCGGATGTCCGGCGGTGAGAAGCAGCGCATCGCCATGGCCCGGCTCCTGCTCAAGGCCCCGCCGATCGTGGTCCTCGACGAGGCGACCGCCCATCTGGACTCCGAGTCCGAGGCGGCGCTGCAGCGGGCCCTCAAGACGGCGCTCACGGGCAGGACCTCGCTGGTGATCGCCCACCGGCTCTCCACCATCCGGGACGCGGACCAGATCCTGGTCATCGACCAGGGCCAGGTCCAGGAGCACGGCACTCACGACGAACTGCTCGAACTCGACGGCCTCTACGCCGAGCTGTACCGCACGCAGTTCTCCCGCCAGCCGAAGAACGACGCCCCGGCCCCGGAGATGGCCCCGATGGCGCCGAACGGTCCGATGATGGACGGCCCGCCGCAGGGAATACTCATCGGCCCCGGTCCGGGAATGGGCCCCGGCCCCGGAATGGGCGGGCCCGGTCCCGTCCTGCACGGCCCGGGGCCGCGCTAG
- a CDS encoding prephenate dehydrogenase, with protein sequence MIRSIAVVGTGLIGTSVALAACRQGVSVYLSDSDATAARTAAALGAGLAEEPPGPVDLAVIAVPPSKVGAVLVDVQRSGLARAYTDVGSVKTVPERAALNAAPQPACYVGGHPLAGRERSGPLAARGTLFEGRPWVLTPSRLTSPATLERGRRLAELCGAVPLVMASRAHDDAVALTSHVPHLLASLMAARLQDDPAGVSRLAGQGLRDVTRIAGGDSLLWADIIETNAAALAGVVRNVHADLTRLVPALDALAGHGTGDREEGLRTVVDLLDRGIAGLGAIPGARPEPPGHTPALRVAVPGRPGELGRFLGAVAGLGVDAESASVDTAAGGGFTVRCRVHPSDVCRIAAKLKADGWDAEADGGDAGLTPAPR encoded by the coding sequence GTGATTCGCTCCATAGCCGTCGTGGGCACCGGCCTGATCGGCACCTCCGTGGCCCTGGCCGCCTGCCGCCAGGGGGTGAGCGTGTACCTCTCCGACAGCGACGCCACGGCCGCCCGCACCGCCGCGGCCCTGGGCGCAGGACTCGCCGAGGAGCCGCCGGGGCCGGTCGACCTGGCCGTGATCGCGGTCCCGCCCAGCAAGGTGGGCGCGGTGCTGGTCGACGTGCAGCGGAGCGGCCTCGCCCGCGCGTACACCGACGTGGGCAGTGTGAAGACCGTGCCGGAACGGGCCGCGCTGAACGCCGCACCCCAGCCCGCTTGTTACGTCGGCGGGCACCCCCTGGCCGGCCGCGAGCGCTCCGGGCCGCTGGCGGCCCGCGGCACCCTCTTCGAGGGCCGCCCCTGGGTGCTCACCCCGTCGCGGCTCACCTCCCCCGCCACCCTGGAACGGGGGCGCCGGCTGGCCGAGCTGTGCGGCGCCGTCCCGCTGGTGATGGCCAGCCGCGCCCACGACGACGCCGTCGCCCTGACCTCCCACGTTCCCCATCTGCTGGCCAGCCTGATGGCCGCCCGGCTGCAGGACGACCCGGCCGGGGTCTCACGGCTGGCCGGCCAGGGGCTGCGCGACGTCACGCGGATCGCGGGCGGGGATTCCCTGCTGTGGGCGGACATCATCGAGACCAACGCGGCGGCTCTCGCCGGGGTCGTACGGAACGTCCACGCCGACCTCACCCGGCTGGTGCCCGCGCTCGACGCGCTCGCCGGGCACGGCACCGGGGACCGCGAGGAGGGCCTGCGGACCGTCGTCGACCTGCTCGACCGCGGCATCGCCGGCCTCGGCGCGATCCCCGGCGCCCGCCCAGAACCCCCCGGGCACACCCCCGCGCTGCGCGTGGCCGTCCCGGGCCGCCCGGGGGAGTTGGGGCGTTTCCTCGGAGCGGTCGCGGGCCTCGGCGTGGACGCCGAGAGCGCGTCGGTCGACACCGCCGCGGGCGGCGGATTCACGGTACGGTGCCGCGTGCACCCGTCCGACGTCTGCCGAATCGCGGCGAAACTCAAGGCCGACGGGTGGGACGCGGAGGCAGACGGCGGAGACGCCGGACTCACACCCGCTCCCCGGTGA
- a CDS encoding response regulator transcription factor, with translation MRVLVVEDHAELADSVARVLRREGMAVDVVYDGSDALERTMTVDYDVVVLDRDLPGVHGDEVCKELVSQPHHARVLMLTASGTIIDRVEGLNLGADDYLPKPFAYAELVARLRALARRAQPAVPPVLEHGDLRLDPAQRFATRGGERLTLTPKELAVLECLLSAQGRVVSAEELLERVWDEAADPFTTTVKTTINRLRSKLGLPPVIETVPRSGYRI, from the coding sequence ATGAGGGTTCTGGTAGTCGAAGACCACGCTGAGCTGGCCGACTCGGTGGCACGGGTGCTGCGCCGGGAGGGTATGGCCGTCGATGTCGTGTACGACGGATCCGACGCGCTGGAGCGCACGATGACCGTCGACTACGACGTCGTCGTCCTCGACCGCGACCTCCCCGGCGTCCACGGCGACGAGGTGTGCAAGGAGCTGGTCTCCCAGCCCCACCACGCGCGGGTGCTGATGCTCACCGCCTCCGGGACGATCATCGACCGCGTCGAGGGACTGAACCTCGGCGCCGACGACTATCTGCCCAAACCCTTCGCCTACGCCGAACTGGTCGCCCGGCTGCGGGCACTCGCCCGCCGCGCCCAGCCCGCCGTGCCCCCGGTGCTGGAGCACGGCGACCTCCGGCTCGACCCCGCCCAGCGCTTCGCCACCCGCGGCGGCGAACGCCTGACGCTCACTCCGAAGGAACTCGCCGTCCTGGAGTGCCTGCTCTCCGCCCAGGGCCGGGTGGTCTCGGCGGAGGAGCTCCTCGAACGCGTCTGGGACGAGGCGGCCGACCCGTTCACCACCACGGTGAAGACCACGATCAACCGCCTGCGCTCCAAGCTCGGTCTGCCCCCGGTGATCGAGACGGTGCCGCGGAGCGGCTACCGGATTTGA